Within the Pseudomonadota bacterium genome, the region AACCCCTTTAACCGATCTGTTTATGCCCTGTTGGTTTATCTCACAGCAAAAACAATAAGAGGCAGGTTTATAGCACTTTTCTATGGTCACTTCTCATGGATCAGGCAAATCTATTGGAACAGCCGGGCCTTCCACATAGATGAAAACTGGGGCGCAAGTCAGAATGACTATGACATATTGAAGGATGTTATAACAACATTCAAACCCGATAGAATCCTCGATGTTGGTTGTGGTACAGGGCGTCTTTTTCCCTTGTTTGACAGCCTTAATGTGAAGGAAGTCGTAGGGCAGGAAGTATCTGCAAAAGCACTGAGGATTGCTAATAAACGTTACACATTAAAGAATATTAAAACAATTAATACCAGTCTTCTTGATTTGGATCTGCCCTCAAAATTCTTTGATCTTGCTGTTTCAAACAGAGTGCTTCAGCATGTCCCTAAAGTTGAAATTGATCTGTATGTAAAGAAACTTGCAGAACTGAGCAAATACATCTATATTAACGAAATGTGCGAAAGTGATGCTGTAGAGGAGTTTTATTATATGTTTCAACATGATTACGAGAAATTGTTTGAAAAGAATGGTTTTTTTGTTCTAAAAAAAGGCATGATAGATAAACAGACGTGGCATCTTTTTGCTTTAAAAAATGTGAAAGGCCTTTCTTGATGTGAAACCACTTGTCAGCATCATTGTCCCTGTATATAACCGCATCGAATACATAGGCGAGGCCATTGAGAGCGTTCTGGCACAGACATATGGCAATTACGAGATTGTCATAATAGATGATGGTTCTGTCGTTGACATATCCGGTGTGCTGTCGTCTTTTCAGGATAAAATCCATTATGTGGTCCAGGGACATAAAGGATTGGCTGTAGCAAGAAATAACGGCATTCATCATTCGACTGGAGAGTATCTGGTTTTTTTAGATGACGATGACCTTCTGGAGCCGAAAAAGCTGGAGATACAGGTTGATGAACTTGAAAAGCGCCCTGATGCGGGATTTGTATTCTCTGATGCATACTACTTTGACGACAGAGATCCATCAAATTTGAGTTTAAACCCTGCCTCGGGCAGAGACAAGAGGTCTGACGATTTTGCAGAGGCAATCTTCTTTGATCCGAATGTCAAGTTTAGCGCAGTAATGTTTCGTCGCCATTGTTTTGATAAAGCAGGGTTCTTCGATGAATATCTGGCACAACATGAGGACGGTGATATCCTGCTACGGGTTGCCCTTTGCCTGCCAACGGTCTTTTCCTCCTATCCCTCTGCAAGGATACGCCAGCATAGGCACAATATG harbors:
- a CDS encoding glycosyltransferase family 2 protein encodes the protein MKPLVSIIVPVYNRIEYIGEAIESVLAQTYGNYEIVIIDDGSVVDISGVLSSFQDKIHYVVQGHKGLAVARNNGIHHSTGEYLVFLDDDDLLEPKKLEIQVDELEKRPDAGFVFSDAYYFDDRDPSNLSLNPASGRDKRSDDFAEAIFFDPNVKFSAVMFRRHCFDKAGFFDEYLAQHEDGDILLRVALCLPTVFSSYPSARIRQHRHNMSSNLVALYRSVLESGQKITNSHPEFKARLGSRANERFAEIHFQLGKAYIRNGMLKKAFIQFLESRRLSKKFVNPYRIFSRLSRRFMPCIEKFRKTGNLPKPVD